A window of Tolypothrix sp. NIES-4075 genomic DNA:
CTTCAGAAAAATGGCATTAGTCAACTTTATTCACATCAGTTAGAAGCGCTATCGGCACTCCGAAAAGGTAGGGATGTCATTATTACAACAACAACCGCCTCTGGCAAAACGTTAAGTGCATACCCGGCAAGGAAAGGAAGGCTGCTTGAATAAGGGTTACAGAGCCATCAGCTTTTACTCGTTAAAGGCTTTAGCACTCGATCAGTTCAACAAAATCTCAACCTTACTCGCTTGCATCTCAGAAGCTACTCGTCCCAAACTGGCAATGCTGACTGGTGATATCAAAACAGAAGAAAGAGAAAGGCTTCTGGCAGCAAACCCCCATATTATCGGGGCGACCCCAGAACTAATCCACTACCAGCTAAGAGCCAGCTGGAGGTCTGAGCATTGGAGCGCGTTC
This region includes:
- a CDS encoding DEAD/DEAH box helicase, yielding MHTRQGKEGCLNKGYRAISFYSLKALALDQFNKISTLLACISEATRPKLAMLTGDIKTEERERLLAANPHIIGATPELIHYQLRASWRSEHWSAFFKKLRYILVDESHLILRTSGTS